A window of Apium graveolens cultivar Ventura chromosome 8, ASM990537v1, whole genome shotgun sequence contains these coding sequences:
- the LOC141679004 gene encoding dof zinc finger protein DOF1.4-like — protein sequence MEKLTHDQIIQQQQPLKCPRCDSSNTKFCYYNNYSLSQPRHFCKACKRYWTRGGTLRKVPVGGGCRKNKRVKKASTTPTIASESNSPSLSAPVTTTSTNPSNASHSRIDRINPLLYGLHSNPSSSDINLSFQRFNSMADTAPIYDYSLQQNLLGFSSSGLVDNNITTSKSFVSNYIPSPIYASSNSSVSPSSAMASLITTSSFNLEAEKSISPPNNFFGIIPNYSDMQMQGNSNKYVLEASSNDPNSLFSVGASWFDPANFGSSVPSLI from the coding sequence ATGGAGAAACTAACACACGACCAAATTATTCAACAACAACAACCTCTTAAGTGTCCTCGTTGCGATTCGTCCAACACAAAGTTTTGTTATTACAACAATTACAGTTTGTCCCAGCCTAGGCACTTCTGCAAAGCTTGCAAGAGGTACTGGACTCGCGGTGGAACCCTAAGAAAAGTTCCTGTTGGTGGAGGTTGTAGGAAGAACAAAAGGGTTAAGAAGGCGTCAACAACGCCGACAATAGCAAGTGAGTCTAATTCACCTTCATTATCTGCTCCAGTGACTACTACTAGTACTAACCCTAGTAATGCAAGTCATTCTCGGATTGATCGTATTAATCCCTTACTTTACGGCTTGCATTCGAATCCTTCATCTTCCGATATTAACCTATCATTTCAAAGGTTTAATTCAATGGCTGATACGGCTCCGATTTATGATTACAGTCTTCAGCAGAATCTTTTAGGGTTTTCATCATCTGGTCTAGTAGATAATAATATTACTACTTCTAAGTCATTTGTTTCAAACTATATTCCATCTCCAATTTATGCATCTTCTAATTCAAGTGTTTCTCCTTCATCTGCTATGGCTTCCCTTATCACAACCTCTTCATTTAACCTCGAAGCCGAAAAGTCTATTAGCCCTCCGAATAACTTTTTCGGAATCATCCCTAATTATTCAGACATGCAAATGCAAGGGAATAGTAACAAGTATGTATTGGAAGCCTCATCAAATGATCCGAATTCCCTCTTTTCTGTCGGTGCGAGTTGGTTTGATCCTGCAAATTTTGGTTCTTCGGTCCCTTCTTTGATCTAG